One Perca flavescens isolate YP-PL-M2 chromosome 5, PFLA_1.0, whole genome shotgun sequence genomic window, TGCAACCATTATATCAGACTAAGCAGTGACAACAAGTTTTTAAAATTCACGCTTTCTACAATATCTGCACATGGCAACTACAGTACAGTCAAGGTTAGGGAAAGACTTGGGTGACAGTTTAAAAATAGGTAAAGGTCAGTCTCCTGTATGGACATGCTACACAACTATCCACCACACCAACCTCCACACCCTTACTTTGCGTCTcggtaaatacagtatatgaaacatacatttttggATTGGCACAAAATGTTGGCACTGGACGTAAATCGTGAGTTGCAGAACTGCCCAATGTGAACTTAATTCCCAGGACACTGGCCTCGAAAAAGTTGATGCACCTTTTAAGTAAAGTAGAAGTAACTCAAAATAGTTTTAAAGTGCACCACAAATGTGCATTCCATCACTAGTTCATCAACTATACTTCACTTCCAGGTAACACAACATGCAAACTGAAGTGAACACAGTAGATGACCGTGTTGCACATACAGATCATCCCCAGCTATCGGTCCCATAAATGGGCACAATTACAGAACTTGTTGTGCTGTATCATGACCTAAGTGTAAGTACAGACTCAGCTGGGGGTTGTAGACAGGATTTGGATCactcacagacatacacacacacacacacacacacacacacacacacacacacacacacacacacacaaacacacacacacacacacacacagtagagacACCACTCTGTTTCCACCCATTGGGCTGCTATATCAGGCAGCCAGGCAGCCAGGCAGGGAGCAGTAACAGGGCTATTAGGACTCCCAGGGACCCTATCGATCTCCTCATTGATCCCCTCCTGCCTAGGCTAGTCCAGACAACGGCAAGGGTTTATACAGCCACTACAGGGAAGAGCACATGTAACACCAGAGGATGGATATGGAAAGAGAGGTAAGAGAGCCACTTAGAAGAAGAGACAGAGAATCAGAGTGGGAGTGAAAGTTTAAAAACCTTTCTTTTCTGCTTCTTGCCTACTTACCTTTTGATTTCCCTTCTCCCTCACCTTcccttctgtctttctttctttctttctttctttctttctttctttctttcattttaagaccactttttctttcaacatacaCAGTTAAAATTTGAGATATCTCTTTTATCTGTAATAGCATCTCCAAAATGATAGAATGACATCATGGCTTGTAAGTGCGTTAGTGAATGgttttacagtataaatatgTTATTAAACGCTTGGAGCTGAGGAGATTTATAATCTGTGACAAAATGGGGAAAAATCTCAACCACAATCCCCAGTGAAATAGAACATCCTGATTATCGAAACCAGGCAAGCTGGAAGCTTCACCCTGTCTCTAAATGGATCACATTAAAGTTACATATGTGACTGAAGGACTGAGAGATACTTTTATTTCACATGATGCACCCACTGGAGCTGCTGTGATAGAAGAAAGTGAGGGTTTTAGTTATATATTGTATTCcctaattaaatattttttaccaaGCAGTGCTGCAGGGTATTTGGCTCACTAGCCACTGGCACTGTTACAGGTTatagtaaaacaaaataatgcaaCATCGCCCCCATTGGACCTCTCATGGTACTACTGCTGCAAATGActactgtacatgcatgcataaaCTGACTATGTATACACTACACGATCATCTAAACAATCTAATAACTGACATCCACTTACGCTGTGTGCGTCTTCTATTCAGATGTAGCGACCATATGAGTGAACTTGTGTACTGCTGAGTGTGCAGTCTGACCCTGATGTGTATTAATGAAGGAGTGGATGGCAGGTCGTCATCAGAGTCCAGCTGATTAATAACCGGCCCTTCACTCCTTTCCTCACAACTAATGGCtttctgtctcactctgtctaTAATTATCACTCAATAATGAGGTCTAAAAgaaggtgtgtgtatgtatgtgtgtgtgtgtgtgtgtgtgtgtgtgtgtgtgtgtgtgtgtgtgtgtgtgtgtgtgtgtgtgtgtgtgtgtttgtgtgcgtgcgtgtgtgtgtaacccaTCCTACACataggagcagtgggcagccgcAGCGCCCAGGGACCAgtgtcttttttgttgtttacatgTGCAAAACCCTTCTGCAGTGTTGAATATTTTAAATGGCGTTCAATGCTGTgagattcacaaacaaaattacaTTCACTCCATTGAAATGGGGTTGAGGCATTGATGTCCCTTTACGTTTTATGAGTAAATTGGCAGAGACAACTGAACATGTGAAAAACTGTCACTGTAATCTTCTAGCTTCTGTGTGGAGCAGCTGTAAGGCTCTAATATTACCAGAGATAACGTCAACTAATCTCTTAATGACAGAGACACTTATAATGAGGCTGTTGCGTCTGGTTATGAGGGTCCCtatcagttttattttcttttttttttaccacttttcaGCAGTGTGCAAACAGGTGCATTTCAGAGCACCAACAGGTCCCTCCAATGTCTCCACAAAGGCCgaaaaacacacatatttacagtaATGTTATGCAAATAACGCAAGCCTCCAGAGGAATCGAAGAAAACCACTTTGAAATAGGATTTCTCACGTACAGTGGATCTGTTATAATGACACCGTCACGGAAATCCCCATGAGCAATAATGCAGTCCCAGATGAAAATTACACCGTGGCACAGGTGAACATTTGTCTCAGATTATTTGCTGACTATCTGTGCTATGTACATGCAGCATATTGCCATTTCACTCTCCTGTTTCAATTCATCTTACAGGTCAGGGCATTTGAGCTATCAGTCCAGGTGAAGTACCTGCACTGTTGAAAGTACCACAATTTACCATAATCAGACTGCTGAATGTGCAGCCACCAAGATTTATAATCTACTTAACAATTATAAGTGCCACTATTAACACTCGTTACTTGCTAATTCCTGCCAATTAAAAAGCCAATACTCATCTCATGTGGATATCTGACTCAGGGGTGTGTTAACCTGTCAAAAAGCATTCGCTGTGTTGCAATATCTAGATACCACCCAAGTGTAGCTCAGAGGATTAACTCCACACTgataaggaaaaaaaacatgttcaaaatacCATTACACCCTCAGAGTGCCAATAAGAGCTACGATGACTGTGCTGCATTCACAAAAAGCGTTGAGGATGTGTGGATAGTTTTTCATTCATAATACAATCCAAGAATAGCCTCCTCATAATGAAGGGTCAttactttctttaaataacctatttttaactgctctttctttaaaattcttatactgcactgtacattttattcttgtcttttaatgattttaaattgtttttaattcggtgcatccctattaCATGGTGAGTTATGATGATGCTGACTTATATACAAAGAGTGAGGTGCATAGTAGAGGGCTGTAGGTCAAAGGCAAACATAAAGGGGAAATAAAGTCACACGTGCCACGTAGCACAATATAATGCTATGTTTTgtcttttacatttacaattcCTTTACATTATTCCAATCTTGTTAATATAGTACCCATCTCTGCAAAGCTTAACATAACATTCATTCAACTTAACATTCATAAAAAGTACACAAATCTTTTACAAacgaggatgatgatgatgaaaagaTCAACAATTgatgttttataaataaatattacacataaatgatgataatgataagAATCATTGTAATTACAAATTGTTAAGTCTGCTCATTTGTGCTCTGTGCTATGCTGTATAAATATGAACCAATGTCCAGGTTCACGCAAACAGGTTTATGGAAAAATGACCTCATGACTTTGTGTTGCGTCACTAGAAACATGTTGTGCAATACTGTAACATTTTACCAGCACGAACTGTCTTACACATATGCTCATTGCAAGCTGTGTAGCTGGTAGTGATAACTAAGTAGCATCCATCAAATAAATGGACATGGTTCCAAGTTAGAATGAGTCAAGTGTGTGCGGTGGATTGTTAATCAGTAAACCAATCTGAGATAACTAAAATGTTCTGCTGTAAAATGTTCAGGAGTTGTTGGTCCATTTGTAAAATTGCTTGTTATGGTGCACTGTCTGGTAAAGAAGTTGGTCTATGGAAGATTTGAAATCTATTAACATTATTTATCAACTTCagcataaaatattaaaactttCCTTCCTGTTTGCAGCATCATACATATTCTTTTCTATTAGTTGTATGTCTAAAAGCAGTAAATGTAGGCATGGCACCGAACATGCATTTTGGTGGAGAGTGGGTACACTGCAATGCGCTTGTGTacaatggcccatttcagaataaggTATAACTGGATTCTAATTATTAAAAGATTAATGTACTCTGATGTTTgagctggtaaaggtggggcTAATTTCTGCTACGCACTGCTGTGTAGCTTAATCTATAACAatacatcatattttttttattaataatctgaatctgtaaagtaactagtaactaaagttatgaaataaatgtagtggagtgaaaagtacaatatttccctctgaattgtagtggagtagaagtatagagtaacataaaatggaaatactcaattgaagtacaagtacctcaaaattgtacttaagtacagtacttgagtaaatatatttagttactttacattaCCAGTTATAACCTACACAGCTCTAACTACCACTGACTACTGACTCCCAGAGTAGAAAACAACATCTGCCAAATGAATTATAATTCACAAATCTAGAACCACAAACAAGGCAATTTAGACAATCTAAGCAATATGTCGAGACCTGGAGCCCACACCTCTATATTATGAAGTTCAGCCTATGGTCATCTTGTTGCCTAATCAACTATCAACCTGTGTTACGTAATACATATAACCGAGGAGGCAGGAAGAGGAAGATCCCAGCCACCTCCCATTGCGTCTGAAGAGGCAAAGACATTTTCTTAGACTCACACAACTTCAACTCCAGACACATTTATTAGTACTCAAACTTGGTGAgatgatttatttatgtttagGCAAGTCTAAAAAATAGATCAACCACAAGACTCCTTAAATACCTCCTGCCTGACAACAGTGTCTCTCTCCAGCAGAGTGCAGGAAAACGACAGAAAAGGCACCTGAAAACTCAATAAAGAAGCAACAACTTAGTTAAATGATCATGAATGTGAAGAAGCAGCTGTGGTCCCTGGCCTGCATGGTCCTGCCTGGTGTGGGATTTGCGATGACCTGCATTGGGTCCTACCTGGTGTACCTGCAGATAACGTACGAGTACTCTATGAGGGTCGTCCCTGCCTACATCATTATTGTGTTGGGCATCCTGGCTGTGTTCATTGGAGTCTTCTGGACTAACTGCCAAAGCATGAAGAGCAAGATGTACCTGAGAGGAGGACATGAACAGCACACCCAGGTCTACACTATTGAAAGGTAATGCCACCTGTATCCACAGATTTACTTTGGAAAGATAACTTAAAAACTGCCTATTGATTTGTATTGAAACACACTGAATTACAAAGCAACATTCAGTCattcaataaatgtatttctatgTAATTGAGGTACTTTTGTAAATAGTTCCTATTGAAGACATTATCAAACTAATCAAGTAAAGTTACTCTCTCCAGATGAATGGATCGTTTGTGCATTAAAggaaaatgtttgattttttattttggcattAAAAGTCAATACAAATAGTATTTCTCACATACTGTTTGTTTCTTATGTATCAGCAATGTCTTTGATTATTATATTTCTATGATGCGTTTCTAACATCGAGCCAAGGATACAGATACAAATTACATTTCTCTGGCTCATGTACAGTTCTTTTATCGTTTAATCAATGAGCATTGCGCCTGTAAAATAAACTattcaaactaaactaaactaatgcCCCTGATGCATTCTATGTCGTTTCCTCTGCAGACCGAGCTCATTCCCTCCATCGTACGAGGAATGCCATGGCAGCCAGGGGCGTCCTGAAACAGCCCCTGAGTCTGTTGTCGTGGTTGACGGGGTGGATGTGGAGATGAGCTTCGCTCCTCCTCTGTACAGCCAGGACAGCTCGGACGCTCCGGACTGCACATGGAGCTGGGAGCAGCCTCCTCGGTACAGTCAGGTGGAGCATATTCAGCAGGGAGAGGTGGACGTAGAGGAGCGGAGGGAGGCCTTGACCGGACACTGAAGGGAAGAAAGGTGCCATATTTAGGTGCCTCTAAATATGGATAGACTGCTTGGCTAGCAAATGATGGACCAGAGAAGTGTGTTGACATCACTTTTGTGCCATCAATCTACACCCAGTGCTAAACCTCTGAACTCATGTCTGGTGCTGACCCTAAGGTATGTCAACAGGTCTATTTCTGCCCAGATGTCTTTTGAAGAGGTTCAATTATGgttttgtgttgatgttgatcAAAATTCTTTTTCTCTGGTTTCCTCAAGTAAGGATGAGTTGCAGCTTGGTGGTGTGACAAATAACATAAGGAGAGTATTAATCCAGTTGGATCTATGAATCGACAACCAGCACTTACTTTTACCTGCATTATAGCTCCAATTTGTACACTATTAAATTATTACAAGTATAATACAACTGTTTGTATAGGAGAGAATGATGCTACCCCTGTTTTAGGGTGATTTGtgttatgaaataaaaatatccagttGCTGAAGCTGTACTGTTTCGTTATACTGTAGTGCTTGTGTTCCAAATGTTTCTTTCTCAATATATAGCCAACCTTTTGGTAGACTTGTTTTGCATCATAAATTATGACATATGTCTTTTCACACTCCTCAAGACATTTTAGAATAATACTTGTTCATAAATTCATAAATCTGTTTTACTAGGCAGCCTGATATAATTTCAAAGCAGGTCAACGCAACACTGAATTTTATTCTTTTAACATCTGAGTTGACTATATTTATCGGCTGATCCTACTCGAAAACAAGCTCTCTTGATCGTGCTGCAACAATAATGACACTGAATTAAAGAAATTAAGGGGAgacaacatgcaaaaaaaaggtTCCCAGTTAGATGTAGGATGACATAGTATCCCATAATGGCCACCACAACGTCCTATAAGTTAGATTTCTTTGTTTATTATACAGCATTTATTTTACCGGGCAAGCCACATTGAGCTTGAAAACCTTTTTTGCCAGGGAGACTTGGCAAAGATAGGAGCATAAAACATTGCAGATAGAACTGCAAAATGATAAAAAATCAGACAACAAATACAATTAATAATATTACTAAAATAGCATAAAATTACAACTCATTAATTTAAATTCCTTTCATAGACTATTCTACGTGGCTGGAGCAGAAAAAATGAAGGCTTTCTTTACAATCTCTGTCTACACATCAGGGACAGACCACAGGTACACGTCTTGTAATCTGAGCTAATGATTGCAGGCTGGACTTGGTAAAATAAGTTTGCACATGCCCACAGACATGTGTACTGTGTTTGTCACCATGACATGTCCTAACAAACTTTTAATAGACAGTACCTGACACTTGACAGCTCAGTTGAAAAGTTCACCACAATGAAGATCCTGGTGGAGCAACAATGCTTTGCAACGCGTTTGTGTTCATgcacattattt contains:
- the LOC114556234 gene encoding transmembrane protein 252 is translated as MNVKKQLWSLACMVLPGVGFAMTCIGSYLVYLQITYEYSMRVVPAYIIIVLGILAVFIGVFWTNCQSMKSKMYLRGGHEQHTQVYTIERPSSFPPSYEECHGSQGRPETAPESVVVVDGVDVEMSFAPPLYSQDSSDAPDCTWSWEQPPRYSQVEHIQQGEVDVEERREALTGH